In the Vespa crabro chromosome 22, iyVesCrab1.2, whole genome shotgun sequence genome, TGCCCGACAAAATTACAATTTGGGGGATGTAATTCCGGCCGGGAGAAATGGCCTCCACATACCGAGACTCCCGGCTGATGGTGGTAGTGGGGCCGAGTAGATGTCTCGGTGtgcagaagagaaagagagagggggggagagagagagagagagagagaacgaggagAGAGATTTATCAACAGCTCGTTTCGCACTAACTAGACGGCGGAAACTCGAAAGATATTGCATCAGCGAAGCGATGATAGCGCCACGACGACTGGCATTAAATTGCATCCGGTCGTTGCAGGAATTTAGCCGCCATTACCGTGTCCCTCGCACGGCACCGACTCTCTGAGAGACTCCAGCTCCTTGGGCCGAAACTGAAACCGCCCGTTTCGGAAGACTACGATCCTCTATATGTGACACATACTCGGAGACACGTACGTAAAGTTAGGTGGAAGACGGTAGGAAGACGCGTCAGGTGTTCCAAGGATAACGCTTCGTGATAGTAATCGACGAGCGAATATGGATGGATTCCTCGCTTTCTCATTAGGTTTCCATTAGACACCTTAGATATCTATTCCTAGCTCGACCCGCATTTTCGAGAATCTATCTGGTATTTCTGTCCTAACGGAAATCATCAAATATTTCTAGATAATTCGtccttattatatttgtcaaattgtttataaactgattaatgtatttttatactctcattgatattgatccttatattttaataattaaaataaaaaaaaagaaggattaaTTACGACTAACGACGagtaattttttcaatatgttTCAAAAGGGAAATCATGATCCTATGAAAAACGAGatccgatatatttttttctattctctctctctctctctctctctctctttctacctttcgCTTAGAATCTCAGGAGTGAAGATGGACGAGAGGATGAGTAATTTATCCATTTGGCGGTTTTGATCAGAGTAAGAGCCCTCGAGGCACGAGTGTCCTAAACTCCGACCTCAGACAATCCCCTCTCGGTGGATCTCTCTCGTGGAAGCGATCCACCTCTGCTGCCTCTTAGCCCGCAGCTCTCACCAACCAGCACCACCGACATCACCGAcgtcaccaccaccactactactacatATATGCTTAACGCGGCAACGTTTACTCGATCCACTCACGTTCCATACCGTAGTTCTCTTTACGAAACAACAACCTGTTATACTCCCTATCATAATTTGCATTTACACTTTAAACGAACGCACCAGACTCAAGTAAAAATATTGGTCATTTTGAAAAGTTTTTTGCGCGTTTCATATCTACGTTTGATCTACGATCTACGATTTTCAAGCGATTGTACACTAAATAGTATTTCATGTTCATTCGTCTGCTTGAAATGTTCATACGTACAAAAAATGATGACATTTGCTCTAATAGACAACCCGGCGAAACCAGCTTTTtgtgattttttattcataaagcTAGGTATTGAAAATAAAGTCTTGATGATCCTTCGCCAGTAggacttttaataatatatgtatatcacgGGTATCGAGAAGAATCGAAGATAAGCTAATTTATTCGCCAAAGGATCGGGTCGATCGACCGATTGATGAATTACCTTCTCTgccttttcattttcgtaaaacgaagaaaaacctCAACGACGGCTTTCTTTACGGAGTTACGATAAACATCGACGTTGGATGGTGCTCTTAAATTTTCGCAAAAATACACAGCTCGACAATTTGCGTCGGCGGCATTAAGAACGCGGTTCGAGTATGCATTAACCTACATTTCTAGCTTACATAATTTCAATGATGGTGCGGCAATACCACGATCGATACCacttcctttttaatttctgcAACGGGTCCGCCTTCGGCAAATATCTATTTGCAACTTCCTCCATCTACCTACCTCCatccttcctccctcttttctcCGATCGTACCGAGGACGATGCGTAAAGTAAAACGCTTCGATTATGCGCGTATCGCGCGACATAGTGGTAAAAGCGTAGCACACgactatcgtcattaacggCAGACCACATTTAACGCGTCCCGATGTCGATGGTAGCGCCGCGCACGAATTCAATCCTTAAAACGCTTCTTGTACCTATCTTGTCCgctattcgataataattacagagAGGAACAAGATTTCCAATAGCATGAGAGAAGAGCGCATACATTGGGTCTACATTGTTTCGGACAACACGTGTGCCGCGCTGCACTGCGCTGCATTGTGTTAAGCCGTACTGTTATGCGGAGAGAAGACTTCCGTATGCCGCGGCGACTGCCACTAATTCGTATTTAAAGCTTTATCGAACGCACGCGTATCCGTACAACAATTTCATGGTTCACAGAACGCATCCTGCAGGCAGCGCCGTGGGTAACAGTACGATTTTACCGCCATTCCCATTCAACTCCCTACAGGCTTGCGTATATATTACGAACGTATAATCGTGCTCATACTCAACGCGAACTAATTCTTCGCAACCCCCGAAGGTACAGCCCTTTTCCAACGGCACTTGAATCTATGGGAACGTCTAGGCTAAAACCCATGCGTATAAATCCTTCCTGTAATTCGTTCTGTTCAACGATAcgttataatttattcgtCGCATTCTtcaacaatttatatttaatatggtAATGGAGGGATGAACGGTTGAGAACGAACGTCGAAGCAGGAACGCCGAATTAAACGCGACGGTAACGCCCTTACGAGGATTAAACGTCTACGAGCGCGTGAATCCACTTCGAGGATTAATCAAAACGATCGTACATTAAGGGAGTTTCATCTTCGTTGTATCTATCCGTCCATAGACGACTATACGATCGGTTCAACGTGCTTCTCGACTCTCTAAAGCGCAAAGCTACACAATCGAAAGATCGAGTAAAAGCTGAAGGAGTTTGATCGTTTGACCAAGCGGAAACTCAACAAGACTCTAAGTTTACCGGCTAACCCTGCGCTCGCTACGATGCCTTTTCAAgactactttctttttccgcCTTTATTCCTTCTCCTTACCCTCCTCCTCTTACACCGCTCTTATCACTAAAGTACTGATACTTGCACATTTATTCCGCTCAAAGAATTTCACGCCAATATTTTTCCTCCcttgacaatttttttatcggcTAATACTAACTCTCTATATCGCCGGTGGATCTCCAATCAGACTTGCTTAGAGATCACTCACTTTTAGAcggcttttcttttctctcgttgtCTCGCATATTGTTTTACTTGCCTTTTATTTGCCCCTCCCTTCGTATCCGATGCAATTTTAATCTCGGGAATTTCACGAAAATTATCCTCCCGTTGGAACGGCTTAAGCGACCAATGCACGAGATTGCATGCCTGTTATATCTATCGCTATCTATACCGCCGCTTACTTTTCAGAAAATATCATACTTGCGATAAATAGAAGATCATATgggaataatatatttaatttatacctATTCGAATAGACATTTTTTATACGCTATTATATAGCTCGATATTTcgacttttaataattattcgaaagaaTAAGCTGCTGATTCTTATGATTCTATTTACTTACGATTTCGTAGAATTCTGACGTGCTGGTTGTCTGACGGCAAATGATGATTCTGTGACGTTACTTACAGCTACGGGAAAAGTAAGAGGCTCGTCGcgacgattaataataatagtaacaataacgacTTTATTGccacatacataaatagatGGACATGGCCGACGTACAGCGTACAAGCTGGATCGCATCCTGATCCTTTTACAATAactacattttttcttttccttcaggTTTACCACAAAACGCGATCGAAAATAAACAATCCTGAATTATACGATTTACCACTAATTGGCATTACGAATTAGGCGTTTTATCGCGTATTGAAGAAAGATTCGTTTGTCGTCGCTAAAGGAGAGAATATCGTTTGTCGGATCGAGGTTACCTCTCGCAATGTAATCGATGTTAGACCACTTCTTCGTTCGCTCATTTGCGAAAATAAAAGACAGTGTGTctaagaaaaaggaggagaaataaaaagttgaactaagaagtaaagaaaatttagaagaaaaaaaacaaaaaaaaattaaatggttTACGGAAAGCGGATAGACGAGGAGCCGTAgacttttgttatttaatgATGCTTCTGATGTCTAAATGGTAACCGCACGTTACGTTTTCACTGCTATACAAGATATACATCGCGGGGTAGCGCCAGCAACAATGCTACATACACATAGATGTCCGCAAAACCCTAGGAAATCcgcatcgtcgtcgtcgtcgtcgtcgtcgtcgtcgtcgtcgtcgtcgtcgtcgtcgtcgtcgtcgtcgtcgttgtcgttgatCGAGTCTCCGCGCATCACCGGGCACACACGACTTGCGCGAAGCTACTCCGTGGGTCGACGCGGACGCACTCTACAAAGGGTAATATACAATGTGCGATCGAAATCCAACGAATCGAAGGAGCGATCGAACTTCCTAGCGACTCTCTCCTTTTCGCTACGTAGAAAATCTCAGGTCGAGCGAGTATCGAGGAGTAATTCAATCGCTTCTTCAACGGGTTCGATTCGTTTGATACTGTTGCAATGTTTTCCAAAAAAAGGCCTCGTCCTTTGATCCACCTGCGGTAGATCGCGGTGTGTTTTCCGTCGTCCGTACGAGGATCTTAAGTTGCACAGACGTTTCTACGAACTTTATTTGATCGATGCGTCGGCGCATTAGCAAACGGATTTGTCCGCTTGACAGATACCCTCAGGTCTGGCAAGAAAGAGCTTCCCGTTTGCGCAGGCACAGAGCTGATAAATGCTCGTTTCTCTTTGATTTTGATGAGTAGAGGATCTAGAAGagcgttgttgttgttgttgttgttgttgttgtggttgctgctgttgctgctgctgttgttgctctTGTTCtggttgttgttgctgttgctccCTCGAGGATCGTCCTTGGACCGTTACAGCTGTCTTCAGACCTTTTAGAAAGACGGATTTGGAATCGAGCTTTATAGCACCGTGAATGCTTTGTAATTTCAAGTCGGTCAAACAAGACGCCGAAATCTCGTTCGCCCACGATTCCAATACTACCCGCTGAGGTGCACTGATCTTTAATGATCTTGTCGCAGATTCCAACCTACGAGAAAACAGATGGAGAACATTTATCAATCTTCCTCGACTTTTCcaatgatttattttcgatGACATTCGTAATGTTCTTTTATGCTTACCTGAGACCTCTGCCAGATTCTCCTCTAACTAACGGGGTCTGCACGCTGCCCTGGAAAACGGCACCCCCATCACCGGTTACCTTCAACATGTCTGCTCCTACCAGAACTTGTTCTCTATTCGCGGAGAAAATAACTCCTCCTCGTGGATCGGTTATTCGGAAACTTCTAGAAATGCAGTCCACGCGATCCTCGCCTGAAACAACATCGAAACTCTTCAAAATCGAAACGTTCTTTATACgttctttttgcttttagaACGAGCGATTAAATAAATCGCTCGTTCAGTTCTCTCAAACCTATAacgtattgttattttttcttacccACGGTTAATTTCGCTAACAATCGACCATCATGCGACCTCGCCGTGGCCGTAAAATTGCTCCATGATTCGAGCACTAAATTTTTACCTCTTCGAGACCTAAGGCTCGAGGCCACGAGGGCGTCTAGAATAGCGGCCTGACCTCTTAGCTCGATCCCCCCGGGCACCACTTTTAGCGAACCGATACCCTCctgaaagaagaggaaatgaTTGTCAGGGAAAGAAACGGACTATCGAACTTTTCTTGCGACGAGAACGTCGATAAAAATGcatctccctctctatctctctatcgatATCCGCTATTTTCCTTGCGAAACGCTCGCATTGTACGCGACCGCCTTTACGAGCTTGCGTAttatgcaaaaaaagaaatagaaaatggaaaagagagcaaatcaaaaaatttcaattcgaaGGAATTGTATCTCGTGATAATGTCAAAAATGTatcttgtataataaaatggCTAGCATTTGGCATTCTTCGAGCTTTGTAAGCATGCAATAGCTATCTGCCTCTTATCGTTTCGAAcctttcaataataaatcCAGTGATGAGCCACGTGCACTCTATACGCTACGGCCTCTATTGTGCCACTActaccgccgccgccgccgccgccgccgccgccgcttGAAATATTTCGTGTAATATTGGAAAATCGGCGTAGgcagaattttatttctacgagGTTCGTCTACCtcgtacataaaatatatatcgaacAAGGAATAAGATTAGAAAACGGATCGCAAAaatgaaatgtatttataaattgtcAAATCAAAAACCGATATGttaatttattagattttcCATCAGCTAAtgggaatatataaaatttattttttttttttttttattaaaaataaaattctattgaaATGAATACGTAGGGAGCATTGtggataaatgataaaaatgttctAACGCTTTCTTAGTTATAGCTTCAAACAATTGGTCTATACGAAAAAGTTAACTTATCTTGGAGGTTTAACTTTCACAGTCATGGAACGAATGAGGgcattttaaagattttatatcgCCAAGGTACATCTTCTTTATTCATCCATTTTGATTGATTTCCAATGATTGGTCGTTCGATCGAGGGACAATTTATCTGTTATTGCTgtggaagaaaggaagaacgtGGTCGTTGGGTAGTCGCCAAACCTACGATAAATCTAAACTACCGACTAATTTCCCTCTCGGTATGGGCGCGTATACGACACGTTGATTCGAGTTCACCGCGttgatgaatttttaatgCTCGGAAACGTGAAGgaattcattaaaatgaaTCGTAATCGATTCGACTTAAGCTACGACATACAAACGTCTTTTTAAAGTGTTAAACTCCAGCTACGTTATAGTCCGTCGAAATCTTGAAAGGGAATGGAATAGATCCGTATTTTTTGCGGACTACCTTTATAACGGCAGTGCTCTTTCAGAATCCTGCATCGATCGGGCGAGCGTCATTGTGGTTGCAGTAGGTTTTCAAGGTACTGCCACTCGATTAGCCAAATCGTTCGGAAAACGATACGATCTTTGTGCCTCTTCTACTTAACCGTAACCGTAAACTTCGATACCATCGAGAACGATGAGAGTTCGAAGAACGAGAGATAACGTTCatccctattttttttttttttttcctttttttttcgatcttcttttctttaataccTTTCTACGAGCTGAATTTAGAATTAAAGTGGATATTTTTCtgatcttcctttttattcttatatctaATACATTGAATGCCAAATCTCCAGTGACGGGCATTCAATTtcgaagatttaaaaaatgttaaaaatgtttaaaatgaagatttttgaaatttattttgtgaCATATAAAAAACTAAAAGCAGACTtgttaataagagtaacatgTATAATAAGTGATATGACAGTAagttgttatataatttttattaaaaagatttatgcAAGGAACGTAGATTAATATACCAATTTTTAATTAGAGCAgtaaaatttatctttcctcgtaatatctttgaaagttctatttctaaaaattaaataaatcaattttatctaTTGTTCTTTCGTTTGTGGTTATTGGTTTTTATTGACACGTtgattgatatattatatgttgaaggaaagaataaacagatgataataaaaaaaaaaaaaaaaaaaagtataaagccatttttattttacgatcatGATACGTTGGCTGTAACCGAGATGAGTGCGAGTTGAATCAAACGCGAAATAATTGAACGTTAAAGTTACAATCGTACCACCCGAACGTTATAAAAACTTCTTGGCTCTTTCGCATACTACTTTTTTTAATGGTATGctattatgaaattttaatccTCAGATTATAGGAAAACGGACGTTTtttcctatattttttttcctcactcGTCCACATCGTTCAAACGGTAGATTATTCATCCCAAGGAAGAgatgtttgcaataataaataaagatccaacgccaataataagattaataacggAGACCTTTTTCTGGTTGCGTCAAAGTGTGATCGAAGGAGTAGATTGAAATTACTTAATGGTCAATGAAAATCCgtgataatcgattaatatacTTACTTCGTATACTTGTAGATTATATCCTTCGACGTGACCGATGATTAATGTACTCGCGTTTCTCCTTATAATCGCTTAAAGTATCGTTTTCGTAGAAGCACAAGATAGTTCGATCttacgtaaaaatattatccgtttactttttttcgtCTCTCATAGATCgcaatttttacattttaaatagataattttattcatcgtCGCGTCCATTGATCGTTTAAATTATTCGTGCTTTTACAACTCGAAGAATATTTCTCGTTCATCGTGGTgatcgatttaaatttattacccGTGCGGGTGTgctagatatatacatattataatacacgaatagatatgtatatttacaggCGTCCGGTGTGGTGCAAGGGTGTCGTTCGTGGCACGGGCATTGCTCCAATTTCTCCCCTTCGATATCGCCAGAAATGCGGAAACACGATTCGACGGCGAAGCATACGTGTAGGAGGAGCTCCTcgtttctccctcttcctctctcttccagGTTGGAGGACGTAATGAAATCCAAATAACATCCCCCCTCCCTCCTGTAAGCGTATATCATCGTAACGACGCCCCCGGACGTTAGTCGGCTGCTCGCCGTCCATAAATTAATACAAAGCGCGTTATTTACAAGGATTATAAGAGCATTTCATTTTCACGCCCTCGCCCTTACTATAGACCCTTGGTACGGTTTTACTTTCGTCAACTTGTTCTTTGTTTTCCGATCGTACATCGAGATACGGCAGATACATTATCGACGAATAAtcaaaaactttttattatgtGAAAAGTTACGTTTTACGTCGCATAATTATACTTTAAGTTAACAAAGAAGGATGTAAGACAGAGATTATAATACTTCGAAGGGAAGCCACTTTAATCCATACCAAGGGAAGCATTTTTTCCGCATAAGGGATAGAGAAAACAGTCTTATCAAGACAGAAATGGAAAATCATGCGCGGATTGTACGAGGTTGAGCGCAACGACACGTTGGATGCTCGTTTAACTGCGCGTGTTTTATACGTGTGCGGTGTGCGGTGTGCGGTGCTTACACGTGGAAACGTGAATGCAAAAGCACATCCTTGCGTACTGCTAATTACACGTATGTAAGCATGCGGTACATACACCGATGCTAATGTACCTACCTACCTCACGTAATTATCCTGAGCTGGACGAAACTCGCCCAACTCTCGCCATGACTAAGATAATCTGACTCGAAACCTACTGTCATCGCCCTGCAGAGAACGACCTTCCACCTTCTTCGCCACCCTCTCCATCCACCTTTATTCGCTTCACTCTAGGGTATTCCAATTTCGTCTTGCTCCACGAGCTTTCTCTCGCACGGCTTACAGATTAGATCAGCTTTAGGAGAAATCGAAGCATACAATGCCGATCTCAAAGCCGATGACAACCTCTACAAAATTCGTGCTTCAGGCGAATATATGGAAACATTCCCTTTCTCGTACAATTATATGCAGGATGAAGTAATAACTTTGATCACTTTGActatctccctttttttttagatattattaatttttcttatattataaatcagtACCAATCTAAACTTTTTCttggtaaaataaaatgagttTTTAGTTCGtgagaatttgtttataaaaaaattgtttataacaaattattaattaactattaacaatacgctgaaaaaagtagagaaaattTTGCCCTTTAGAATGGTATCTGATTCAAGTCTCTACGACTTTTAATTCCAGAGATATTCCCATGTTTATGAAAGACGtgcttataaataattatttctctagtagaaaaataatttgtttattaattatgaatttaagtAAACTTGTAAGTCAATCTAGATCtgcttcgtttcattttttttatttttttgataaaataagaaatttagttcataagaatttgtttataacaaattgtttataacaaattgttaattaattattaacaatacgctggaaaaagtagagaaaattTTGCCCTTTAGAATGGTATCTGATTCAAGTCTCTACGACTTTTAATTCCAGAGATATTCCCATGTTTATGAAAGACGtgcttataaataattatttctctagtagaaaaataatttgtttattaattatgaatttaagtAAACTTGTAAGTCAATCTAGATCtgcttcgtttcattttttttatttttttgataaaataagaaatttagttcataagaatttgtttataacaaattgtttataacaaattgttaattaattattaacaatacgctggaaaaagtaga is a window encoding:
- the LOC124431718 gene encoding zeta-sarcoglycan isoform X1 produces the protein MDTSPTLSIGGSRARAALLTTTGTGSGGTDRRVVFLTSQTVDGNGHETKTWPHHWSPHTPGKRYKSPEDSPRSEQSKVRMSRNQSGWSEEAGSSEGVQRRSGTRQTLGTTQSLKTSSAVLEDRTSSAATCKGGFRLGIYGWRKRCLYSLVLTLMVIVILNLALTVWLLKVMGFTSEGIGSLKVVPGGIELRGQAAILDALVASSLRSRRGKNLVLESWSNFTATARSHDGRLLAKLTVGEDRVDCISRSFRITDPRGGVIFSANREQVLVGADMLKVTGDGGAVFQGSVQTPLVRGESGRGLRLESATRSLKISAPQRVVLESWANEISASCLTDLKLQSIHGAIKLDSKSVFLKGLKTAVTVQGRSSREQQQQQPEQEQQQQQQQQQPQQQQQQQQQRSSRSSTHQNQRETSIYQLCACANGKLFLARPEGICQADKSVC
- the LOC124431718 gene encoding zeta-sarcoglycan isoform X2, with amino-acid sequence MSRNQSGWSEEAGSSEGVQRRSGTRQTLGTTQSLKTSSAVLEDRTSSAATCKGGFRLGIYGWRKRCLYSLVLTLMVIVILNLALTVWLLKVMGFTSEGIGSLKVVPGGIELRGQAAILDALVASSLRSRRGKNLVLESWSNFTATARSHDGRLLAKLTVGEDRVDCISRSFRITDPRGGVIFSANREQVLVGADMLKVTGDGGAVFQGSVQTPLVRGESGRGLRLESATRSLKISAPQRVVLESWANEISASCLTDLKLQSIHGAIKLDSKSVFLKGLKTAVTVQGRSSREQQQQQPEQEQQQQQQQQQPQQQQQQQQQRSSRSSTHQNQRETSIYQLCACANGKLFLARPEGICQADKSVC